The Elaeis guineensis isolate ETL-2024a chromosome 14, EG11, whole genome shotgun sequence genome has a segment encoding these proteins:
- the LOC105057097 gene encoding trihelix transcription factor GT-3b, translating into MELHHLISPYYLNVNPPPESGDRDRDRDRDRDRDRFPQWSHDETKEFLAIRAELDGTFMETKRNKPLWQAISARLEHKGFNRTPEQCKSKWKNLVTRFKGSEATEGESSRQFPFYEEMRMIFSERMEKLLALSKDKGKGVQVQGEEWGEAEEEEQEEEKLGESKKKRKVERKRGSEGELENALREFARRQLEMEARWIEAAEAREAERRAKEEEWRRAMEALEEERRVMETRWREREEQRREREEARAERRDALVTALLAKLRKEGL; encoded by the exons TGATAGAGATCGAGATCGAGATCGGGACCGAGACCGAGATCGGTTCCCCCAATGGAGCCACGACGAGACCAAGGAATTCTTGGCCATCCGGGCCGAGCTCGATGGGACCTTCATGGAGACCAAGCGCAACAAGCCCTTGTGGCAGGCCATCTCCGCGCGGCTGGAGCACAAGGGTTTCAACCGCACCCCGGAGCAGTGCAAGTCCAAGTGGAAGAATCTCGTCACTCGTTTCAAG GGGAGCGAGGCAACGGAGGGGGAGAGCAGCAGGCAGTTCCCCTTCTACGAGGAGATGCGGATGATATTCTCGGAGAGGATGGAGAAACTGCTGGCTTTGAGCAAAGACAAAGGGAAGGGAGTGCAAGTCCAGGGAGAGGAGTGGGgggaggcggaggaggaggagcaggaggaggagaaGCTGGGGGAGagtaagaagaagaggaaggtggAGAGGAAGAGGGGATCTGAAGGAGAGTTGGAGAATGCTCTCAGGGAGTTCGCGAGGCGGCAGCTGGAAATGGAAGCTCGATGGATAGAGGCGGCGGAGGCGAGGGAGGCGGAGAGGAGGGCTAAAGAAGAGGAGTGGAGGAGAGCAATGGAGGCTTTGGAGGAGGAGAGGAGGGTGATGGAAACGAggtggagggagagggaggagcagcgacgagagagggaggaggcccgGGCCGAAAGGCGGGATGCGTTGGTAACCGCCCTTCTTGCGAAGCTAAGAAAAGAAGGGTTGTAG